One region of Bosea sp. 29B genomic DNA includes:
- a CDS encoding NADPH-dependent oxidoreductase, with product MTAALHFADTPRSAISEASAGDDSKALLRARYRAEGQPEPAHWNEVIGQILAHRSVRSYKPDPLPDGTIETLVAAGQSAASSSNLQAWSVVAVSDPARKARLAEVTGNQKHILQAPTLLVFLADLNRLGALGAAREHAVEALDYIETLFVAIIDAALAAQNAVLAAESLGLGTVYIGALRNDPERVANELGLPPKVFPVFGLCVGYPAPEVVTGIKPRLSPALVLHREQYGAGYAPEPVAAYDGAIQGFQSEQKIPQVPWSRQALARVAGPQSLSGRDRMRDALAALGFMLR from the coding sequence ATGACCGCTGCCCTGCACTTCGCCGACACTCCTCGCTCCGCAATCTCCGAGGCCTCCGCCGGAGACGATTCGAAGGCCTTGTTGCGGGCGCGCTATCGCGCCGAGGGTCAGCCAGAGCCTGCGCATTGGAACGAGGTCATCGGCCAGATCCTGGCGCATCGCTCAGTGCGCTCCTACAAGCCCGATCCGCTGCCGGACGGCACGATCGAGACGCTGGTCGCAGCAGGGCAGTCCGCCGCCAGCTCCTCCAATCTGCAGGCCTGGAGCGTGGTCGCCGTTTCCGATCCCGCCCGCAAGGCGCGGCTCGCCGAGGTCACCGGCAACCAGAAGCACATCCTGCAGGCCCCGACCCTGCTGGTCTTCCTCGCCGATCTCAATCGGCTGGGCGCGCTTGGTGCCGCGCGTGAGCATGCAGTCGAGGCTCTCGACTATATCGAGACGCTGTTCGTCGCGATCATCGATGCGGCGCTGGCGGCGCAGAACGCCGTGCTGGCCGCCGAGAGCCTCGGCCTCGGCACGGTCTACATCGGCGCCCTGCGCAACGATCCCGAAAGGGTGGCAAACGAGCTCGGCCTGCCGCCGAAGGTGTTCCCCGTCTTCGGCCTCTGCGTCGGCTATCCCGCTCCCGAGGTGGTCACCGGCATCAAGCCGCGCCTCTCGCCCGCCCTTGTCCTCCATCGCGAGCAATACGGGGCCGGCTACGCGCCTGAGCCGGTTGCGGCCTATGACGGAGCGATCCAGGGCTTCCAGAGCGAGCAGAAGATCCCGCAGGTGCCGTGGTCGCGGCAGGCGCTCGCCCGGGTCGCCGGGCCGCAATCGCTGAGCGGGCGCGACCGCATGCGCGATGCGCTGGCTGCACTCGGCTTCATGCTGCGCTGA
- a CDS encoding RuBisCO large subunit C-terminal-like domain-containing protein has product MSWIEVTYHLRGSPEDAQARARAIAVEQSIEMPPEAVDDPFVLGEILGRVVAVEPKGSGLHAIRILLSAATVGDDTGQLLNMLFGNSSLHDDLTLADVALPPDLRTAFGDGPQFGLDGLRQRVGATGRALTCSALKPQGLPPEELARLAEAFALGGIDYVKDDHGLATQAYSPFPQRVSACAAAVRRATTRTGHPTRYVPSLSGNLDAVREQLRILAQEGLDTAMVAPAILGLANVQRLRRDYPDIALLAHPSLAGAARIDPACLTRLWRLAGIDAVIFPNHGGRFGYSAETCQRIAQAALAPEPGLAAIAPVPAGGMSVARVPEMLDFYGRDVMLLIGGNLLAEGDRLSEATAAFVATVHQHSQAQALAQTHA; this is encoded by the coding sequence ATGAGCTGGATCGAAGTCACCTATCACCTGCGCGGCTCGCCCGAGGATGCCCAGGCGCGCGCCAGGGCGATCGCCGTCGAGCAGAGCATCGAGATGCCACCCGAGGCGGTCGACGATCCCTTCGTCCTCGGCGAGATTCTGGGCCGTGTCGTCGCGGTCGAGCCCAAGGGCAGCGGCCTGCATGCGATCCGCATCCTGCTCTCTGCCGCCACGGTGGGCGACGATACCGGACAGCTCCTCAACATGCTGTTCGGCAATTCCTCGCTGCATGATGACCTCACGCTCGCCGACGTCGCCTTGCCGCCCGATCTGCGCACCGCGTTCGGCGATGGCCCGCAGTTCGGGCTCGACGGCCTGCGTCAGCGCGTCGGCGCCACAGGGCGCGCTCTGACCTGCTCGGCCCTCAAACCACAAGGACTGCCACCGGAGGAGCTGGCGCGCCTGGCCGAAGCCTTCGCGCTCGGCGGCATCGACTACGTCAAGGACGATCACGGGCTGGCGACGCAAGCCTACAGCCCGTTCCCGCAGCGCGTTTCGGCCTGTGCCGCCGCGGTGCGCCGCGCCACCACGCGGACCGGCCATCCGACCCGCTATGTCCCGAGCCTCTCCGGCAACCTCGACGCCGTGCGCGAGCAGTTGCGCATCCTCGCACAGGAAGGCCTCGACACAGCGATGGTGGCGCCGGCGATCCTCGGCCTCGCCAATGTCCAGCGGCTCAGGCGGGACTATCCCGATATCGCCTTGCTCGCCCATCCCAGCCTGGCCGGCGCGGCGCGGATAGACCCGGCCTGCCTGACCAGGCTCTGGCGGCTCGCCGGCATCGATGCGGTGATCTTCCCCAATCATGGCGGCCGCTTCGGCTATTCCGCCGAGACGTGCCAGCGCATCGCGCAAGCTGCGCTCGCGCCGGAGCCCGGGCTCGCAGCGATCGCTCCGGTACCGGCCGGCGGCATGAGCGTGGCGCGTGTGCCGGAGATGCTCGACTTCTACGGCCGCGACGTCATGCTGCTGATCGGCGGCAACCTGCTCGCCGAGGGCGACAGATTGAGCGAGGCCACGGCCGCGTTCGTCGCCACGGTCCATCAGCACTCGCAAGCACAAGCCCTGGCACAAACCCATGCCTGA
- a CDS encoding cupin domain-containing protein, whose product MPDTTKDAPNLRRHEDGFAWQGVERLAYKQDGDAPFRDVSRQILFSRSDLAGELRYFEVGPGGHTTLERHGHVHGVMIVRGRGRCLVGSQVSEIGPLDLVTIPGWTWHQFKAAPDEPLGFLCLVDATRDRPALPTPEELATLRASPEIAAFLDG is encoded by the coding sequence ATGCCTGACACGACCAAGGATGCTCCCAACCTGCGCCGGCATGAAGACGGCTTCGCCTGGCAGGGTGTTGAACGACTCGCCTACAAGCAGGATGGCGATGCACCCTTCCGCGACGTCTCGCGCCAGATCCTGTTCTCGCGATCCGATCTTGCCGGCGAGCTGCGCTATTTCGAGGTCGGGCCGGGCGGTCACACCACATTGGAGCGCCACGGCCATGTCCATGGCGTGATGATCGTGCGCGGTCGTGGCCGCTGTCTCGTCGGCTCGCAGGTGAGTGAGATCGGCCCGCTCGATCTCGTCACCATCCCCGGCTGGACCTGGCACCAGTTCAAGGCCGCGCCCGACGAACCGCTCGGCTTCCTTTGCCTCGTCGATGCCACCCGCGACCGCCCGGCTCTGCCGACGCCGGAGGAACTCGCGACCTTGCGCGCCTCGCCGGAGATCGCTGCCTTCCTCGACGGCTGA
- a CDS encoding Rrf2 family transcriptional regulator encodes MLTNKGKYGIKAMVHLARLDAGETAQIAEIAQRNNISKKFLDAILLDLRNAGMLRSKKGPGGGYALAKPARTIKVGAVIRALEGPIAPIDCASQSAFKPCQDCGDIEACVVRGVMREVRDAMAAVVDNTTIADLVGRAAAHKPEIDFAI; translated from the coding sequence GTGCTGACCAACAAGGGCAAATACGGCATCAAGGCCATGGTCCACCTCGCCCGGCTCGATGCCGGCGAGACCGCCCAGATCGCCGAGATCGCCCAGCGCAACAACATCTCGAAGAAGTTTCTCGACGCGATCCTGCTGGATCTGCGCAATGCCGGCATGCTGCGCAGCAAGAAGGGTCCGGGCGGTGGCTACGCGCTGGCGAAACCGGCCCGGACCATCAAGGTTGGAGCCGTCATTCGGGCCCTGGAAGGGCCGATCGCGCCGATCGACTGCGCCAGCCAATCGGCGTTCAAGCCGTGCCAGGATTGCGGAGACATCGAAGCCTGCGTCGTCCGCGGGGTGATGCGGGAGGTCCGCGACGCCATGGCGGCGGTCGTCGACAACACGACGATCGCCGATCTCGTCGGCCGCGCCGCAGCCCACAAGCCCGAGATCGACTTCGCGATCTAA
- a CDS encoding MarR family transcriptional regulator produces the protein MTDAPAPPTLPLDGQLCFSIYSASLAIQRVYKPMLDAMGVTYTQYLVLSALWERDGLTISAIGERLALEPSTITPAVKRLEAAGFLGRRRSTVDERLVEVHLTEKGRELHPKTGCLTNALLRHSGFEIPQMIALNRSVQGLRQGMREAVGLDEAAKASAHD, from the coding sequence ATGACCGACGCCCCTGCCCCGCCGACGCTGCCGCTCGACGGTCAACTCTGTTTCTCGATCTATTCGGCGTCGCTGGCGATCCAGCGCGTCTACAAGCCGATGCTCGATGCGATGGGCGTGACCTATACGCAGTATCTCGTGCTCAGCGCGCTCTGGGAGAGAGACGGGCTGACGATCAGCGCGATCGGCGAGCGCCTGGCGCTCGAGCCGAGCACGATCACGCCCGCGGTCAAGCGCCTCGAGGCGGCCGGCTTCCTCGGCCGCCGGCGCAGCACCGTCGACGAGCGTCTGGTCGAGGTTCATCTCACCGAGAAGGGCAGGGAACTCCACCCGAAGACCGGCTGCCTCACCAATGCGCTGCTGCGCCATTCCGGCTTCGAGATCCCCCAGATGATCGCGCTCAACAGAAGCGTCCAGGGGCTGCGACAGGGCATGCGCGAGGCGGTGGGCCTAGACGAAGCCGCGAAAGCCAGCGCTCACGACTGA
- a CDS encoding alpha/beta hydrolase gives MTKSLIAAATFALSATVTAIPAQAAPAVKNVVLVHGGFVDGSGWQGVYTALKAKGYTVTIVQNPTTSLADDVAFTKRAIAQQDGLVVLVGHSYGGGVVSEAGTDPKVKSVVYIAAFAPDAGESVSSLIANPPPGASVPPILAPVDGFLALDKAKFAAAFAADVDARTAAFMADSQVPWGVAAAGGAVTSPAWKVKPAFYLVASDDRMIPPPAQRQMAKRAGATVVETKGSHALYVSRPKVVAEFIEKATAAK, from the coding sequence ATGACCAAGTCCCTGATCGCCGCCGCGACCTTCGCCCTCTCCGCCACCGTCACTGCCATCCCGGCCCAGGCTGCGCCTGCCGTGAAGAACGTCGTCCTCGTCCATGGCGGCTTCGTCGACGGCTCCGGCTGGCAGGGCGTCTACACTGCCCTGAAGGCCAAGGGCTACACGGTCACCATCGTCCAGAACCCGACGACCTCGCTCGCCGACGACGTTGCCTTCACCAAGCGCGCCATCGCCCAGCAGGACGGTCTGGTCGTGCTCGTCGGCCACTCCTATGGCGGCGGCGTGGTCAGCGAGGCCGGCACTGATCCGAAGGTGAAGTCGGTGGTCTACATCGCCGCCTTCGCGCCGGATGCCGGCGAGTCGGTCTCCTCGCTGATCGCCAACCCGCCTCCAGGCGCGTCCGTCCCGCCGATCCTGGCGCCGGTCGACGGCTTCCTCGCGCTCGACAAGGCCAAGTTCGCCGCCGCCTTCGCCGCCGACGTCGACGCCAGGACCGCCGCCTTCATGGCCGACTCGCAGGTGCCTTGGGGCGTCGCGGCCGCCGGGGGCGCCGTCACCTCCCCGGCCTGGAAGGTCAAGCCCGCCTTCTACCTCGTCGCCAGCGACGACCGCATGATCCCGCCCCCGGCCCAGCGCCAGATGGCCAAGCGCGCCGGCGCCACCGTCGTCGAGACAAAGGGCAGCCACGCCCTCTACGTCTCCAGGCCAAAGGTCGTCGCGGAGTTCATCGAAAAGGCCACCGCGGCCAAGTAA
- a CDS encoding spore coat U domain-containing protein, whose translation MSALLMCTITSGGTEAATATGNFQVQINIQANCIVASASDLNFGNAGVLSANIDSTSTISVQCTTSTPYTVGFNQGVNGGSVTTRQMAGAGGLINYSLFRDTGRTQNWGSTAGSDTVAGVGNGAVQNYTVYGRVPAQTTPAPALYTDTITVTVTY comes from the coding sequence TTGTCTGCGCTTTTAATGTGTACAATTACCTCTGGCGGAACCGAGGCAGCGACTGCTACCGGGAACTTCCAAGTTCAGATCAATATCCAGGCGAACTGCATCGTCGCCAGCGCTTCGGATCTGAATTTCGGCAATGCTGGCGTCTTGTCCGCGAATATTGATTCGACGAGTACGATCAGCGTGCAATGCACCACGTCGACTCCCTACACGGTCGGCTTCAACCAGGGTGTGAACGGCGGCTCAGTCACGACCCGCCAGATGGCTGGGGCGGGCGGACTGATCAACTATTCGCTTTTCCGCGACACTGGCCGCACGCAGAACTGGGGCTCGACGGCGGGTAGCGACACCGTCGCGGGCGTCGGCAACGGGGCAGTGCAGAACTATACCGTCTACGGCCGGGTGCCTGCACAGACCACGCCCGCGCCTGCGCTCTACACCGACACCATCACGGTGACGGTCACCTACTGA
- a CDS encoding molecular chaperone, with translation MRSTAIGTALAALVAGMADAASLQVTPVLLDLPTPGNAATITLRNTDVEPITAQVRVFRWIQRDGTERLEPTDEVVASPPVVQLRSRQDYMVRVVRVTGGPAGGEAAFRLVVDELPKPNRTPGTVALVMRHVIPVFFTDRSASPASLTWSASQHGKSLAIGAANSGDRRVRLAAVTVRDGAGKVVAVNKGLLGYSLGHSAMQWVLPSQPGSKSGAHFTISGLTEAGPFNATLPMSAGR, from the coding sequence ATGAGAAGCACGGCAATCGGCACGGCCCTCGCGGCCCTGGTCGCCGGAATGGCAGATGCGGCGTCGCTGCAGGTGACTCCCGTGCTGCTGGACCTTCCGACCCCGGGGAACGCAGCAACGATCACCCTGCGCAACACCGATGTCGAGCCGATCACGGCGCAGGTCCGGGTTTTCCGCTGGATCCAACGTGACGGAACAGAACGGCTCGAGCCGACGGACGAGGTCGTCGCCAGCCCGCCCGTCGTGCAATTGCGCTCCCGCCAAGACTACATGGTGCGCGTCGTCCGGGTAACCGGCGGCCCGGCCGGCGGCGAGGCGGCCTTTCGGCTGGTCGTGGATGAGTTGCCCAAACCGAACCGAACGCCGGGAACCGTTGCGCTGGTCATGCGCCATGTCATTCCCGTCTTTTTCACGGATCGCTCCGCATCGCCGGCATCGCTGACGTGGTCGGCGAGCCAACACGGGAAAAGCCTGGCGATCGGCGCGGCGAACAGCGGCGATCGCCGGGTCAGGCTCGCCGCTGTGACGGTTCGCGACGGGGCCGGGAAAGTGGTCGCGGTCAACAAGGGATTGCTCGGCTATTCCCTCGGCCATTCCGCGATGCAGTGGGTTCTCCCCTCACAGCCAGGCTCGAAATCGGGCGCTCACTTCACGATTTCCGGGCTGACGGAGGCAGGTCCGTTCAATGCAACGCTGCCGATGTCAGCGGGCCGGTAA
- a CDS encoding fimbria/pilus outer membrane usher protein, protein MVLTLALGSAWWTAVPARGEDARDRSLHLDVLLNGQSIGLIGAFRQNQRGEILAARKELEELGIRVPASFKVEDEVALGAIPGVSFHYDEPAQRIDIKLPPDGRLPKTYDLQPGTVPGPAPERSSIGAVLNYTLFGTSEDKQFRSFWRYPTLSATLDARLFSPVGVFSQTGILSDQSLAGGGTDALRLETSWTYSDPGSLVSYRAGDLISSGLAWTRPVRLGGLQVQRNFGLRPDLITLPLPGVTGSAAVPSTVDIFVNGTKTISQDVGSGPFRITNIPILTGNGNASVVVRDASGRQSESSLPFVVSSNLLRPGLFDFSAEIGLPRLQYGLRSSIYDEGIAGSASGRYGITDMMTVVAHAEGAKGLGTGSLGGVFGLGRYGVLTAAGAGSWRDGQLGGQSYVSFETQLWGVSLMAASQRTFGAYRDLASVSGTQFANGYGNYVASAASTAQTGTNWERTLLPPHALDRASVSLPIPALGGAISLGVAHVKPAVGRANRIVNVSYTRPLWGGGSFYAIAYTDLADRSSAGVFAGLSFPFGTNITSSAGANRVGSGWSLAADVYKPVDQEIGSVGWRIRNVEGQDGQKRRSASIAYRGSAGLIEAGAAQGASGFSGTVQLDGAIAMAGGSIFAANRIDDAFAVAKVGAPDVDVLFENRVVARTNASGNALVPGLRSYQPNKISIDPRGLPIDALSETTVEVRAPSDRAGVVVDFGVRSTSNSAIVILQDAAGQPIRVGATGAVQPGLKGTSAAGPEFVIGYDGRAFIENLAADNEVLVKLETGSCKARFSFVPRAYTQVSIGPVRCR, encoded by the coding sequence ATGGTGCTGACGCTGGCGCTTGGATCAGCGTGGTGGACGGCTGTGCCGGCCCGCGGCGAAGACGCTCGGGACCGCAGCTTGCACCTGGACGTTCTTCTCAACGGTCAGTCGATCGGGCTGATCGGCGCATTCCGGCAGAACCAGCGCGGCGAGATCCTGGCGGCCCGCAAGGAACTCGAGGAGCTCGGGATCAGGGTTCCCGCGAGCTTCAAGGTCGAGGACGAGGTTGCGCTCGGCGCGATCCCGGGCGTGAGCTTCCATTACGACGAGCCCGCGCAGCGCATCGACATCAAGCTGCCGCCTGATGGCCGCCTGCCCAAGACCTACGACCTGCAGCCCGGCACCGTACCCGGACCGGCTCCGGAACGCAGCAGCATCGGCGCGGTGCTCAACTACACGCTGTTCGGAACGTCGGAAGACAAGCAGTTCCGCAGCTTCTGGCGTTATCCCACGCTGTCGGCGACCCTCGATGCCCGGCTCTTCAGCCCGGTCGGCGTCTTCTCGCAGACCGGAATCCTCAGCGACCAGTCACTGGCCGGCGGCGGGACGGACGCACTTCGCCTCGAGACGAGCTGGACCTATTCGGATCCCGGCAGCCTGGTGAGCTACCGCGCTGGCGATCTGATCTCGAGCGGCCTCGCCTGGACCCGGCCGGTTCGCCTCGGCGGCTTGCAGGTGCAGCGCAACTTCGGGCTGCGCCCGGATCTGATCACGCTTCCGCTTCCCGGCGTCACCGGCTCGGCTGCGGTTCCTTCGACGGTCGACATCTTCGTCAACGGAACGAAGACGATCTCGCAGGACGTCGGCAGCGGGCCGTTCCGCATCACCAATATTCCGATTCTCACCGGCAACGGCAATGCCAGTGTCGTGGTTCGGGACGCCTCGGGCCGCCAGAGTGAGTCGAGCTTGCCCTTCGTGGTGTCCAGCAATCTGCTGCGGCCCGGCCTCTTCGACTTCTCTGCGGAAATCGGCCTGCCGCGCCTGCAATACGGGCTGCGGTCCAGCATCTACGACGAGGGCATCGCGGGCTCGGCGAGCGGGCGCTACGGCATCACCGACATGATGACGGTCGTGGCTCATGCCGAAGGGGCAAAGGGGCTTGGCACGGGAAGTCTCGGCGGGGTCTTCGGGCTCGGTCGATATGGTGTGCTGACGGCGGCCGGCGCGGGGAGCTGGCGGGACGGGCAACTCGGCGGCCAGTCCTATGTCTCTTTCGAGACCCAGCTCTGGGGTGTCTCCCTGATGGCGGCATCCCAAAGGACCTTTGGAGCCTACAGGGACCTCGCCTCCGTCAGCGGGACTCAGTTCGCCAACGGTTATGGCAACTACGTCGCCTCGGCGGCCTCGACGGCACAGACCGGGACCAACTGGGAGCGAACGCTGCTGCCGCCGCACGCCCTCGACAGGGCTTCGGTCAGCCTGCCGATACCGGCTCTGGGTGGGGCCATCAGCCTCGGCGTTGCCCATGTGAAGCCGGCGGTCGGCCGTGCCAACCGGATCGTCAATGTGAGCTATACGCGCCCGCTTTGGGGCGGAGGCTCTTTCTACGCGATCGCCTATACGGATTTGGCAGATCGCAGCTCCGCAGGCGTTTTTGCCGGGCTGTCATTTCCGTTCGGGACCAACATCACCTCCTCCGCCGGCGCCAATCGCGTCGGATCGGGCTGGTCCCTGGCTGCCGACGTCTACAAGCCCGTCGATCAGGAGATCGGCAGCGTGGGCTGGCGCATACGCAACGTCGAGGGTCAAGACGGACAGAAGCGACGCTCGGCTTCGATCGCCTATCGCGGAAGTGCCGGGCTGATCGAGGCGGGCGCCGCGCAGGGCGCGTCGGGGTTCTCGGGCACCGTGCAACTCGATGGGGCGATCGCCATGGCCGGAGGCAGCATCTTCGCCGCCAATCGGATCGACGACGCCTTCGCCGTGGCGAAGGTCGGCGCGCCTGACGTGGATGTGCTCTTCGAGAACAGGGTGGTCGCGCGCACCAACGCGTCCGGCAACGCGCTCGTCCCAGGCTTGCGGTCCTACCAGCCGAACAAGATCTCGATCGACCCGCGCGGCCTCCCGATCGATGCCCTCTCGGAAACCACGGTCGAGGTGCGAGCACCCTCCGATCGTGCCGGCGTGGTGGTCGACTTTGGCGTCAGGTCGACCAGCAATTCGGCGATCGTCATCCTTCAGGATGCGGCTGGCCAGCCAATCCGGGTCGGGGCGACAGGCGCCGTTCAGCCGGGACTCAAGGGCACGAGCGCGGCAGGACCGGAATTCGTCATCGGCTATGACGGCCGCGCGTTCATCGAGAATCTCGCGGCCGACAACGAAGTCCTCGTCAAGCTGGAGACGGGGAGCTGCAAGGCCCGCTTCTCCTTTGTCCCGCGTGCCTATACGCAAGTCTCGATCGGACCGGTGCGATGCCGATAG
- a CDS encoding spore coat protein U domain-containing protein, with translation MPIGSRVLALCLWGMLIAAGSLLASPRAAAQSCSLNITPLVFGDVDVTANAQVNGTATATVSCTGSALLPVGVCIELGPGTGGGASAANRTLTNGVNQLHYGLFSDAAASVPWGSGAWPAGGASAVGFNLTLSVSGTGSRSVTIYGRVYSGQATAAPVTYSSSFAGTDARIRYGLLSFLLGCELLTVVQSTSFTVSANVPATCRVTTSDLNFGSVGVLAAPQDAFTTLAPTCTNGTAYQIGLNGGLSGATNPTTRRMTKGAETITYGLYRDVARSQPFGSTLGLDTLTGIGSGLAQTSHVYGRVPAQATPSPGPYADTIQATVTY, from the coding sequence ATGCCGATAGGCTCCCGCGTTCTGGCGCTCTGCCTGTGGGGCATGCTGATCGCGGCCGGCAGCCTGCTGGCAAGCCCGCGGGCCGCCGCGCAATCCTGCTCGCTGAACATCACGCCCCTGGTTTTCGGTGACGTCGATGTCACCGCCAATGCCCAGGTGAATGGAACGGCCACTGCGACAGTCTCGTGCACGGGGTCGGCGCTCCTGCCGGTCGGGGTCTGCATCGAACTCGGGCCCGGGACCGGCGGCGGCGCCAGCGCGGCGAACCGGACCCTGACGAACGGCGTCAACCAGTTGCACTACGGCCTGTTCTCCGATGCGGCAGCCAGCGTGCCCTGGGGATCGGGAGCCTGGCCTGCGGGCGGGGCTTCGGCGGTCGGCTTCAACCTGACCTTGTCCGTATCTGGCACCGGCAGCCGGAGCGTCACCATCTATGGCCGTGTCTACAGCGGCCAGGCTACCGCGGCGCCCGTCACCTACTCCAGCAGCTTCGCCGGCACCGATGCCCGGATCCGCTACGGGCTCCTGTCCTTCCTGCTCGGCTGCGAGCTCCTCACCGTGGTCCAGTCGACCAGCTTCACGGTCAGCGCGAACGTGCCGGCGACCTGCCGGGTGACGACAAGCGATCTCAATTTCGGCTCGGTCGGCGTACTGGCCGCGCCGCAGGACGCGTTCACGACCCTGGCGCCGACCTGCACGAATGGCACCGCCTATCAGATCGGCCTGAACGGCGGCTTGTCGGGTGCGACGAATCCAACGACGAGGCGCATGACGAAGGGAGCGGAGACGATCACCTACGGGCTCTATCGGGATGTCGCGCGAAGCCAACCCTTCGGCAGCACGCTCGGCCTCGATACATTGACGGGCATTGGCTCCGGTCTGGCGCAGACGAGCCATGTCTACGGACGGGTCCCGGCCCAGGCCACACCATCGCCGGGGCCATACGCCGACACGATTCAAGCGACGGTCACCTACTGA
- a CDS encoding metallophosphoesterase produces the protein MTQHGNNDEPIDRRHALECMIWAGTGVLWTISGGVPVSPGLLGEANAAEAAAGFTFLQISDSHVGFDKAANPHAIDTLQEAIGRVRALPEKPSFMIHTGDITHLSTAAQFDAAGQIIGGAALDVHYVPGEHDIIDESNGRAYLDRYGAGTRGAGWYSFDQNGVHFIGLVNVVNLKAGGLGNLGADQLAWLADDLKALSTSTPIVVFAHIPLWAVYPEWGWGTDDAAQALALLRRFGSVTVLNGHIHQIMQKVEGNVTFHTALSTAFPQPAPGTAPSPGPMTVPAGQLRSLLGITQVAVKRGKQDLAIIDSTLAGA, from the coding sequence ATGACCCAGCACGGTAATAATGACGAGCCTATCGACCGCCGGCATGCCCTCGAATGCATGATCTGGGCGGGCACCGGCGTGCTCTGGACGATCTCGGGCGGTGTGCCCGTCTCGCCAGGCCTGCTGGGCGAAGCCAACGCAGCCGAGGCGGCGGCAGGGTTCACCTTCCTGCAAATCTCGGACAGTCATGTCGGCTTCGACAAGGCTGCCAATCCGCATGCCATCGACACCTTGCAGGAGGCGATCGGCAGGGTTCGGGCGCTGCCTGAAAAGCCCTCCTTCATGATCCACACCGGCGACATCACCCATCTGTCCACGGCCGCGCAGTTCGATGCGGCCGGACAGATCATCGGCGGCGCCGCGCTCGACGTGCACTATGTGCCCGGCGAGCACGACATCATCGACGAGAGCAACGGGCGGGCCTATCTCGACCGCTATGGGGCGGGCACCCGCGGCGCCGGCTGGTATTCCTTCGACCAGAACGGCGTGCACTTCATCGGCCTGGTCAATGTCGTCAACCTGAAGGCCGGAGGGCTCGGCAATCTCGGAGCCGACCAGCTCGCCTGGCTCGCCGACGACCTGAAGGCGCTGAGCACCTCTACGCCCATCGTCGTCTTCGCCCATATTCCGCTCTGGGCGGTCTATCCGGAATGGGGTTGGGGCACCGACGATGCGGCGCAGGCGCTTGCCCTACTCAGGCGCTTCGGCTCGGTCACCGTGCTCAACGGCCATATCCATCAGATCATGCAGAAGGTGGAGGGCAACGTCACCTTCCACACTGCCCTCTCGACCGCCTTCCCGCAGCCGGCGCCTGGCACCGCGCCATCGCCCGGGCCGATGACTGTGCCGGCCGGCCAGCTGCGCAGCCTCCTCGGCATCACCCAGGTCGCTGTGAAGCGGGGCAAGCAGGATCTCGCGATCATCGACAGCACGCTGGCCGGGGCCTGA
- a CDS encoding cupredoxin family copper-binding protein, whose amino-acid sequence MIRISLSRRRLASAFVCLGIIALARSPLWAADAAHVRIDNFTFGPKLLTVKVGTTVTFENGDDIPHTVVASDNSFRSKVLDTGDAFVFTFTKPGDFPYFCSLHPHMQGTITVTP is encoded by the coding sequence ATGATCCGCATAAGCCTCAGCCGCCGGCGGCTTGCCTCCGCTTTCGTCTGTCTTGGCATCATCGCCCTGGCGCGGTCCCCGCTTTGGGCCGCGGATGCCGCGCATGTCAGGATCGACAATTTCACCTTTGGCCCCAAGTTGCTCACCGTGAAGGTCGGGACGACCGTGACATTCGAGAATGGCGACGACATTCCCCATACCGTCGTCGCTAGCGATAATTCATTCCGGTCCAAGGTGCTCGACACCGGCGATGCTTTCGTTTTCACCTTCACAAAACCCGGCGATTTTCCCTATTTCTGCTCTCTTCATCCGCATATGCAGGGTACGATCACCGTCACGCCGTGA